The genomic interval GTCGCGGGCAAGCGGCACGAGGCCGGGGTGCGCCACCCAGGTGCCGTCATGGCCGTTCTTCACCTCGCGCAGCTTGTCGGCGCGGACCTTCTCCAGGACGGCCTCGTTGGCCGCGGCGTCACCCTTGATGGGGATGAACGCGGCCATGCCGCCCATGGCGTGCACGTTGCGGCGGTGGCAGGTCTGGATGAGCAGCTGCGAGTAGGCGTTGAGGAACGCCTTGTCCATGGTGACCTGGCCCCGGTCCGGGAGCACCACGCCGGTGTCGGACTGGAGCGTCTTGATGAAGCTGAAGATGTAGTCCCAGCGTCCGCAGTTGAGGCCCGCGGAGTGCTCGCGCAGCTCGTAGAGGATTTCGTCCATCTCGAACGCGGCGGGCAGCGTCTCGATGAGGACCGTGGCCTTGATGGTGCCCCGGGGGATGCCGAGCGTGTCCTGGGCCATGAGGAACACGTCGTTCCAGAGGCGGGCCTCCAGGTGGCTCTGCATCTTGGGCAGGTAGAAGTAGGGGCCCGTGCCGCGGGAGAGCTGCTCCTTCGCGTTGTGGAAGAAGAACAGGCCGAAGTCGAAGAGCGAGCCGGAGATGGGCTTGCCGTCGATTTCGACGTGGCGCTCGGGCAGGTGCCAGCCCCGGGGGCGCACGAAGAGGACGGCGGGCTTGTCGTTGAGCGCGTAGTGCTTGCCGCCCTCGGCGGTGAAGGAGATGCGGCGGCGGACGGCGTCGCGCAGGTTGAGCTGGCCCCGGACGACGTTGTCCCAGGTGGGGCTGTTGGCGTCCTCGAAGTCCGCCATGAAGACGTTCGCCCCGGAGTTGAGGGCGTTGATGATCATCTTCCGGTCCACCGGGCCGGTGATTTCCACCCGGCGGTCCTGGAGGTCCGCGGGCAGCGGGGCCACCGTCCAGCTCCCCTCACGGATGGCCTTCGTCTCCGCCAGGAAGTGGGGGCGTGCGCCCTGGCGCCAGGACGCCTGGACGGCCTTGCGGCGCTCGAGCAGCCCGTCGCGGCGCTCCCCGAAGGCCCGGGCCAGCCGGGCCACGAAGGCCATGGCGTCCGGGGTGAGGACCTCCCCGTAGTCGGGGTGCCAGGGCCCCTTCACTGCCACGCCAGCGCCGAGGGCCGGGCTCTTCGAAGGGGAGGCTTCCGAGGTCATCTCAACTCCTTGGCGTGGCGCGTTGTAAATCTGCTTCGATGCGTCGGAAGATGAATCTTCCGAGTGAGCAATGGAAGTGATGGTCAATTTGTGCCTGCTTGGCTGTAATCCTGTCAACAGGGGTCCGATTAAATTTGTAAATCAGTAGACGTGGCGGGGGGTTGGCCGGGAGGGGGTGGTGAGGAGGGGGCGTGCAATCGGCGTCGTGGGGGTGCGTAGACAGGCCATGGACGCGATGAAGCGATGCACGGATTGCGCTGAGGAGACGAAGGCGGAAGCCTCGAGGTGCCCTCACTGCGGGACGCGGCTTGCGCGCCTGCACCGGGGCGTGGAGGGGCGGGCGATGCTGGGCGTCTGCGCGATGCTCGCGCGAGAGTTCGGCATCGACGTGGCGTGGGTGCGGGTGCTGCTCGTCGTGGCCACGATGTTCACCGGGGGCACGCTCCCGTTCGTGTACGTGCTGCTCTGGGCCTTCACGCCGCCGTCGTCGGTGGGGCGGGCCCCGCTCCAGCGCACGATGGATTGGCTGTCCCGCCTGGGGCAGTCCTCGGACGTGAGCCACCTGGAGCGGCGCGTCTGAGTGCTAACGGCGTGACGGGGCGCTGACGCCTTTCGGGTGCCGGCGCCCCGGGCCTGTTATGCGAGGGCTCTCGGATTCACTCATCCAGGAGCCTTGTGCGTGAGCACTCGCAACGTTCGCATCGAGAAGGACACCTTCGGCCCCATCGAGGTCCCCGCTGACCGGTTGTGGGGCGCGCAGACCCAGCGCAGCCTGGAGAACTTCGCCATCTCCACCGAGCGCATGCCCCCCGCGCTCATCCGCGCGCTGGTGCTGGTGAAGAAGGCCGCCGCCCGCGTCAACGTGGAGAACGGCACCCTCGCGAAGGAGAAGGGCGAGGCCATTGTCCAGGCCGCGGACGAGGTCCTCGCCGGCAAGCACGATGCCGAGTTTCCGTTGAGCGTCTGGCAGACCGGGAGCGGCACCCAGACGAACATGAACACCAACGAGGTGCTTGCCAACCGGGCGTCGGAGCTTCTGGGCGGCGAGCGCGGCGAGGGCCGCAAGGTCCACGCGAACGACGACGTCAACAAGGGGCAGAGCTCCAACGACGTCTTCCCCACCGCGATGAACGTGGCGGCGGCCACCGCCATCGTCGAGCACGTGCTGCCCGAATTGAAGGCGCTGCGCGACGTGCTCGCGCAGAAGTCCCGGGACTTCATGGGCGTGGTGAAGGTGGGACGTACCCACCTGCAGGACGCCACGCCGCTCACGCTGGGCCAGGAGTTCAGCGGCTACGTGGCGCAGCTGGACCTGGCGCGCGCCCACCTGGAGCGAATCCTTCCTCACCTGCACGAGCTGGCGCTGGGCGGCACCGCCGTGGGCACGGGGCTGAACGCGCCCCAGGGCTACGCCGAGCGCGTGGCGAAGGAGATTGCCGGCCTGACGGGCCTGGCGTTCGTCACCGCGCCCAACAAGTTCGAGGCGCTGGCGGCCAACGACGCGCAGGTCCAGGCGCATGGCGCGCTCAAGGGGCTGGCCGCGGTGCTGTTCAAGGTGGCCAACGACATCCGCTGGCTGTCGTCGGGGCCCCGCTCCGGTCTGGGGGAAATCACCATCCCGGAGAACGAACCGGGCAGCTCCATCATGCCGGGCAAGGTGAACCCCACCCAGAGCGAGGCGCTCACCATGCTCAGCGCCCAGGTCATGGGCAACGACGTGGCCGTGACGCTGGGGGGCGCCTCCGGCAACTTCGAGCTCAACGTCTTCAAACCGCTCATCATCCACAACGTGCTGCAGAGCTGCCGGCTCTTGGCGGACGGCATGCGCAGCTTCCGCCTGCACTGCGCGGTGGGCATCCAGCCCAACCACGCCCGCATCCAGGAGAACCTGGAGCGCAGCCTGATGCTCGTCACCGCGCTCAATCCGCACATCGGCTACGACAACGCGGCGCGCATCGCCAAGCTGGCGCACAAGGAGGGCAAGACGCTCAAGGAGGTCGCCGTGGCCCTGGGCCTGGTCACCGCCGAGCAGTTCGACGCCTGGGTCCGCCCGGAGAAGATGACCGGCCTGTAGCCCCAAGGTGTCCTACACCCGCCGCCCGGATGCCCGCCGAGGGGGTGTCCGGGGGGGAGGGCCCCGCCCCCAAGCGTGGGCCAGCGCACGGTGAGGGAAGAACGGGCGGGCGCGGGGGCCCGAGGGCGATTAGGGTAGGGGCGCCATGAACGTCCCCTTCGTCATCGAGACCACGCACCGCGGCGAGCGGGCGTATGACCTGTACAGCCGGCTCCTCAAGGACCGCATCATCATGCTGGGCACGCCCGTCAACGACGACGTGGCGAACATCATCGTCGCCCAGCTGCTCTTCCTCGAGTCCGAGGACCCCGACAAGGGCATCAACCTCTACATCAACTCACCGGGTGGCTCCGTCACCGCGGGGATGGCCATCTACGACACCATGCAGTACGTGAAGTGTCCGGTGTCCACCATCTGCGTGGGCCAGGCCGCGTCCATGGGCGCGCTGCTGCTGCTGGCCGGCGCCAAGGGCAAGCGCTACGCCCTGCCCAACAGCCGCATCATGATTCACCAGCCGCTGGGCGGCGCGCAGGGCCAGGCCACGGACATCGAAATCCAGGCCAAGGAAATCCTCCGGATGCGCAGCTACCTGAATGGCCTCATCGTGAAGCACACGGGCCACTCCATCGAGCGCATCGAGAAGGACACCGAGCGCGACTACTTCATGAGCGCCGAGGATGCCCGCCAGTACGGCATCATCGACGAGGTCGTGGAGAAGCAGCAGCGCCTCTCGCCCCCCGCCCCGGGCGCGAAGTAGTCCTCGTCTTGGGTCCCCGCTCCTCATGGCGGAGCGGGGACACGAAGCCTCCTGGAGTGAGCAGGGCCCGGCGCCGTGTATTCCCGCCCGGGCGCGCTTCAGGTGGATTCCCCGGGAGTTCCAGCGCAGGGCGTGCGCTGGTGCTCCGAGCGGGCGCAATGCTCGCGCGCCGCCGTGTCCGCTCCCCTCGGGTGCCCGGTGGCATGGCCCGTGCTCAAACTGGACACATGGCCTGGCCCCGCTCGCGCACCCTCCGCCGCTTCTTGCTGCCCTCTGCTCTCCTGCTTGGAGCGGGCTGCGCCCACATTGGCCCGACCGACAGGCCCCCTCAGCCTCTCTCCTCGCCCCCCGTGCGGGCGGAGCTGGGAGAGCGGGACGTCATCCAGGCGGGAGAGGAATACGCGCGCCACACCAGCGAGGTGCTGGCCTCCGGTGGTGAGGCCGTGGAGATCCGCCCCAACTACTGGCGCATCCGTTTCGGGCTCAAGGACCGTCCTGGCCGGGGCCTGGAGCTGGAGTTCGACGAGCTGGCCCAGAAGGTGACGCGGGCCCAGGAGATTGAAATCGTCCCGGGCTCCACCACGCCCCCGCTCATCGTGCCGGGCAGGGGTGAAGATGTCCCCTCGGGAGGGACGCCGGGGCGCGGGCCTATTCCCTGAGCTACGGCAGCCGGGTGATGCGGTCCAGGGCCGGGGTGGGCAGCGGCGTGGCCTTGCCGCTGTGGGCCTTCATGTAGGCCTCCAGCGCGTCGATATCGACGGCGCCTCCGAGCCGATGGGTGCCCTCGGTCAGCACCTCGAAGCCGTCCCCACCGCTGGCGAGGAAGCTGTTGACGGTGACCCGGTATGGCGCGGCCGGGTCCAGCGTCACGCCGTTGAGCTTGATGGAGGCCGGGTCGACGCGGCTCCCCAGGGGCGCGGAGGCGCTGAACGCATACGTGAAGCCCGCTGACGGCTGGAGGATTCGGGTGAGGAGGTTGGGGCCCGACTGTTGCCACTGCCGCTCCAGGAGCCGCTCGATTTGCGCGCCGGTGAGCGTCAGGGTGACCAGGGTGTTGCCGAACGGCTGCGTGGTGAAGAGCTCGCCGTAGGTGACCTCGCCCACGTCCTCGGGGTTGTTGGGGTCTCGGGAGATCTCCTCGCGCACGCCGCCCGGGTTCATGAACGCCACGTGGGCTCCGCCCAGGTTCGCGGCCTTCGTGGCCTCCCATTGCGAGTCCGCGATGACGAAGCCCACCGTGGACTGGCCCGCGGGGTCCATCTGGGTGAAGGGCGTCTTGAGCGTCTGCGCCACCCAGCCGACGACGCGGTTGGCGAGCGGCGTGGCGCGCTGCTGGTACTTCGCCACCAGCTCCTTCACCGCGCTGTCCTCCGTCACGTCGCGGGAGATGATGACGTTGTTCGCGCGGGCCTCCAGCACGTCGCCCGTGGTCTTGCTCAACGTCAGGTCGATGTCGGTGACCAGCCGCCCCACCGAGGCGGCGCTGGTGACGAGCTTGCCGTCGATGACGCAGTTGTAGGCCTGGTGCGTGTGGCCGCTGACGATGACGTCCACCGCGTCGTCGAGGTCCCTGGCGATGTTCACGATGGCCCCGGAGATGAGGCCGTCCGCTCCGGAGCCCTTGCACTCGTTCACCAAGGAGCCCGGGGCGGGGACTCCGCCCTCGTGCACGACGATGACGATGGCCTCCACGCCCTGCCGCCGCAGCTCTGGCACCAGCGCGTTGACCGTCTCCACCTCGTCCTTGAAGACAAGCCCCGTCACGCCCGTGGGGGTGACGAGTTCGGGCGTGCCCTCCAACGTCATGCCGATGAAGGCCACCTTCACGCCCTCGAACTCGCGCACGTCGTAGCGGGGGAACAGCGTGCGGTCCACGTCCGTGGCCACGTTGGCCGCCAGGAACTTGAACCTCGCGCCGGGGAACGGGTCTCCGTCCTGGCAGCCGTCCACCGGATGGCAGCCGCCCGACTGCATGCGGAGCAGCTCCGTGCTGCCCTCGTCGAACTCGTGGTTGCCCACCGCGACCAGGTCCAGGCCAATCTGGTTCATCGCCTCGACGGTGGGCTCATCGTGGAAGAGCGCGGAGAGAATCGGCGTGGCGCCAATCAGGTCTCCGGCCGCCACCACCACCGTGTTGGGCTGCGTCGCGCGCAGCTCCGCGATGTGCCGGGCGAAGTACGTCACGCCTCCCGCGTTCACCCGCACGGGGCCACCATCCGCCACGCCCGTTTGAATCTGGCCGCCACCGCCCGTGGGCGGCTCGAGTTGCCCGTGAAAGTCATTGAACGCGAGCACCTGCACGCTCACCGTCGAGCCCGCGTCCGCGGGGCCTCCTGACGTGGGGCGCGACTCGCAGGTGTCGTTCACACACGCCCACTCATGGCCGGGAGGGGGAGGTCCCTTGTCCTCGAGGCAGCTGGCGGCGTCCGTGCACTTGTCGCTTCCGCAGCCCCCATGCGTGAAGAGGACGGCTCCCGTGATGAAAGCTCCGGCGAGGAGGAAGACGCTGGGGCGTGCGCTCAGGCGGTACGAGGGACGGGCGTGCTGTGACATGGGTGCGGCTCCTGCGAGCAGGGCGGACACCCTACTCGAGTTCACGAACCCCACCGTGACTTCATGGCGGCCGCGGTGAAGCGCTTGCCTCTCAGGTGTCTCGAGGCGGTGTCACGAGGTCGCGTCGTGATGACAGAACAGCAACTCGGCGGGCGCGCCCACCCGGCCCACCAGGACCGCGACCTGGCCGTGCGCGCGGCCGAAGCGCTCCGCGTCCGCGCGAGGCAGGCCCGGGACGAAGAGGCTCTGCTCGGACCAGCTTCCGTCCTCGGCCTCGCCGATGGCGGGCGCCACGCCCCAGCCCCCCGCGTGAAGCTGCGAGACCAGTCGCTCCTGCGCGCGCTGGTTCTCTTCCTTGCTCCGAGGGCGCGAGCCAGGATTCCACGCCGTCAGGAAGGCCCACTCGCGATGGCCACGCGCCGTCAGCGCCGCGTCGAGCGCGGGGTGCAGCCTGCCCACCCTCAACACCTGCTCCACGCCCTCCGTGGAGGCGTGAGGACGAATGACATACCGCGTCGCCCGGTAGGCCCCCAGCAACCGCTCCTGGTCGAGCTGTCTCATAGACGGTGCATTCTCTCGCTGACGCCCTCTCGCTGTCACCCCGGGGCTCGCGGTCCCCGCTGAATATCCAAAAGCACCCAACGTCAGACGCCGGCTGAACGTTCCAAACGTTCCAAATGCTTCGGGGGGGGACCCAATGGGGATGCGTCACGCATTCGTCGTCGCGGTGTGTCTGGGCTTCTGGGGAACGGGTTGTGTGTCGGTGAGTCACGTGCAGACAGCCGACACGCTGGGTCAAGGCAAGTTCCAGTTCGCCATTGAACCGGGTCTGGGTGGCGCTGGCGTCGTCAGCGGAGGGGATGTGGAGGGGTTCTATTACCCCCATGTGGACCTCTCGATGCGCTACGGCGTGGCGGACCGGGTGGACCTGGGCGTGCGCATCGGGTCGTCGCTGGCGGAGTTGCAGTCGAAGTTCCTGCTCACCCAGCCAGACAATCCCGACCTGGCCATCTCCCTGGCGCCGTCCGTGATGGGCTTGTTCGTGGGCACGGATGAGGACGCGGTGGTGGGCAGCTACGTCAACGTCGCGCTGCCCTTGTTGGTGGGCTTCAAGACGTCGGGAGGTTCGGAGTTCGTGCTGGGGCCTCGCGTGTCCTACACACGCATCGGGGCGGGTGGCGGAGGTGAGAGCGCTGGCGTCAACCTGCTGAGCGTGGGGACTTCGGTGGGGTATGCGATTCGCGTCACCGAGGGCTTCCGGTTGATGCCGGAAGTGGGATTCTCGGTCCCTGTCGTCGGCAAGTTCCACGCGGGGGACTCGGACTCGGAGCTGGGCGCGGGGTTCGATGGCGGCTTCGTCCAGTTCAAGCTGGGCTTCCTCTTCGGGCAGGGCCGCTCCAGCCGGCGTTCATCCCCGGACTCCTTCATCGACTCACGCGGCGCTGACTCGGGCTCGGGTGACGTCGACATTTGAGTCCGCCGCCCCCGCATCCGCTAACCTTGTCCTGGTCCGAGCCTGGGGCTCGGGTCCGGACGACGGCAAGGAGGCTTGGGATGGACTCGCTGGAGACTCGGCTGGAGCGGCTGGAGCGCCGCTGCCGGCGGATGCAGGGGCTGACCTTCTCCGCGCTCGCGCTGGCGGGCCTGGGCCTGGGCGCGGCGGCGCTGCGGACCTCGCCGGAGACGGGGGGCGAGCTGGTGGCCTCGCGGCTGGTGCTCCAGGACGCGCGAGGTCAGCAGCGGGCCTTCTTGGGATTGGATGACTCGGGGAGCTCGGGCCTGGTGCTGCATGACGGCCAGGGGCGTCCCCGCGCGTTGCTTGGCGTGGCGGAGGATGGCTCGCCCCGGCTGCGTTTCGCGACGGCCGAAGGTGAGTCCCTGGCTGAGCTCACCGTGTACTCGGACGAGGCCCCTCGCCTGACGTTGTCCAAGCCCGGAGGCGTGGACCTGTTCGCGGTGGGGCTCCAGGTGGATGGCTCCTCGCGGCTGGAGCTGGCGGACACGGACGGGCGGCCCCGCGCGATTCTAGGCGCGGATGAGAATGGCTCACCCGGGTTGCTGCTGGTGGACCGGCGGGGGCAGCCCCGAGTGGAGCTGCGAGTGAGTCCCGCCGACGGCGCCAGCCTGCGCGTGGAAGGGCGCGACGGCGAGGTGTTCCGCGCGCCGGCCGTCGTGCAGTAGGCCCCTCGCGGCTCAGGGCGACAGGTGG from Myxococcus stipitatus carries:
- the aceB gene encoding malate synthase A — translated: MTSEASPSKSPALGAGVAVKGPWHPDYGEVLTPDAMAFVARLARAFGERRDGLLERRKAVQASWRQGARPHFLAETKAIREGSWTVAPLPADLQDRRVEITGPVDRKMIINALNSGANVFMADFEDANSPTWDNVVRGQLNLRDAVRRRISFTAEGGKHYALNDKPAVLFVRPRGWHLPERHVEIDGKPISGSLFDFGLFFFHNAKEQLSRGTGPYFYLPKMQSHLEARLWNDVFLMAQDTLGIPRGTIKATVLIETLPAAFEMDEILYELREHSAGLNCGRWDYIFSFIKTLQSDTGVVLPDRGQVTMDKAFLNAYSQLLIQTCHRRNVHAMGGMAAFIPIKGDAAANEAVLEKVRADKLREVKNGHDGTWVAHPGLVPLARDIFDANMKGPNQLANKREDVRITEADLLKVPSGTRTEEGLRHNLRVGIQYTAAWLGGLGCVPLYNLMEDAATAEISRAQVWQWLHHGASLEDGRKVTPELFQSLLGEEMARLEKEGASAKYGAAHVQRARELFEQLSASPTFEDFLTLPAYAALDSTR
- the clpP gene encoding ATP-dependent Clp endopeptidase proteolytic subunit ClpP, which produces MNVPFVIETTHRGERAYDLYSRLLKDRIIMLGTPVNDDVANIIVAQLLFLESEDPDKGINLYINSPGGSVTAGMAIYDTMQYVKCPVSTICVGQAASMGALLLLAGAKGKRYALPNSRIMIHQPLGGAQGQATDIEIQAKEILRMRSYLNGLIVKHTGHSIERIEKDTERDYFMSAEDARQYGIIDEVVEKQQRLSPPAPGAK
- a CDS encoding PspC domain-containing protein, translated to MKRCTDCAEETKAEASRCPHCGTRLARLHRGVEGRAMLGVCAMLAREFGIDVAWVRVLLVVATMFTGGTLPFVYVLLWAFTPPSSVGRAPLQRTMDWLSRLGQSSDVSHLERRV
- a CDS encoding DUF3293 domain-containing protein, which produces MRQLDQERLLGAYRATRYVIRPHASTEGVEQVLRVGRLHPALDAALTARGHREWAFLTAWNPGSRPRSKEENQRAQERLVSQLHAGGWGVAPAIGEAEDGSWSEQSLFVPGLPRADAERFGRAHGQVAVLVGRVGAPAELLFCHHDATS
- a CDS encoding bifunctional metallophosphatase/5'-nucleotidase codes for the protein MSQHARPSYRLSARPSVFLLAGAFITGAVLFTHGGCGSDKCTDAASCLEDKGPPPPGHEWACVNDTCESRPTSGGPADAGSTVSVQVLAFNDFHGQLEPPTGGGGQIQTGVADGGPVRVNAGGVTYFARHIAELRATQPNTVVVAAGDLIGATPILSALFHDEPTVEAMNQIGLDLVAVGNHEFDEGSTELLRMQSGGCHPVDGCQDGDPFPGARFKFLAANVATDVDRTLFPRYDVREFEGVKVAFIGMTLEGTPELVTPTGVTGLVFKDEVETVNALVPELRRQGVEAIVIVVHEGGVPAPGSLVNECKGSGADGLISGAIVNIARDLDDAVDVIVSGHTHQAYNCVIDGKLVTSAASVGRLVTDIDLTLSKTTGDVLEARANNVIISRDVTEDSAVKELVAKYQQRATPLANRVVGWVAQTLKTPFTQMDPAGQSTVGFVIADSQWEATKAANLGGAHVAFMNPGGVREEISRDPNNPEDVGEVTYGELFTTQPFGNTLVTLTLTGAQIERLLERQWQQSGPNLLTRILQPSAGFTYAFSASAPLGSRVDPASIKLNGVTLDPAAPYRVTVNSFLASGGDGFEVLTEGTHRLGGAVDIDALEAYMKAHSGKATPLPTPALDRITRLP
- the fumC gene encoding class II fumarate hydratase — its product is MSTRNVRIEKDTFGPIEVPADRLWGAQTQRSLENFAISTERMPPALIRALVLVKKAAARVNVENGTLAKEKGEAIVQAADEVLAGKHDAEFPLSVWQTGSGTQTNMNTNEVLANRASELLGGERGEGRKVHANDDVNKGQSSNDVFPTAMNVAAATAIVEHVLPELKALRDVLAQKSRDFMGVVKVGRTHLQDATPLTLGQEFSGYVAQLDLARAHLERILPHLHELALGGTAVGTGLNAPQGYAERVAKEIAGLTGLAFVTAPNKFEALAANDAQVQAHGALKGLAAVLFKVANDIRWLSSGPRSGLGEITIPENEPGSSIMPGKVNPTQSEALTMLSAQVMGNDVAVTLGGASGNFELNVFKPLIIHNVLQSCRLLADGMRSFRLHCAVGIQPNHARIQENLERSLMLVTALNPHIGYDNAARIAKLAHKEGKTLKEVAVALGLVTAEQFDAWVRPEKMTGL